A window from Mycobacterium saskatchewanense encodes these proteins:
- a CDS encoding sensor histidine kinase has protein sequence MTVFSALLLAGVLSVLALAVGVAAGFRLSARSRQSNQRTPDQWTGITVAQMLQRIVALMPLGVAVVDSHRDVVYLNDRAKELGLVRDRQLDDQAWQAAHQALSGDDVEFDLRPTKRSGGRSGLAVHGQARLLSEEDRRFAVVFAHDQSDYARMEATRRDFVANVSHELKTPVGAMALLAEALLASADDSETVRRFAEKVLVEANRLGDMVAELIELSRLQGAEQLPNVTEVEVDTVVSEAISRHKVAADNADIEVRTDAPSRLKVLGDETLLVTALANLVSNAIAYSPRGSLVSISRRRRGDNVEIAVTDRGIGIALEDQERVFERFFRGDKARSRATGGSGLGLAIVKHVAANHNGSIGVWSKPGTGSTFTLSIPAYQDSDEEPEQLRGREVRPSRSEREEELSR, from the coding sequence GTGACTGTGTTCTCGGCGCTGTTGCTGGCCGGGGTCTTATCGGTGCTGGCGCTGGCCGTAGGTGTTGCGGCCGGGTTCCGGCTGTCGGCACGGTCGCGCCAGTCCAATCAGCGGACGCCCGACCAGTGGACCGGGATCACCGTCGCGCAGATGCTGCAGCGGATCGTCGCGCTCATGCCGCTGGGCGTCGCCGTGGTGGATTCGCACCGCGACGTGGTCTACCTCAACGATCGGGCCAAGGAGCTGGGCCTGGTGCGCGACCGGCAGCTCGACGACCAGGCGTGGCAGGCCGCGCACCAGGCGCTCAGCGGGGACGACGTCGAGTTCGACCTGCGGCCGACCAAGCGTTCGGGCGGCAGGTCGGGGCTGGCGGTGCACGGGCAGGCCCGGTTGCTGAGCGAGGAGGACCGCCGCTTCGCCGTGGTCTTCGCCCATGACCAGTCTGACTACGCGCGCATGGAGGCCACCCGGCGCGACTTCGTCGCCAACGTGAGCCACGAGCTCAAGACGCCGGTGGGCGCGATGGCCCTGCTCGCCGAGGCGCTGTTGGCGTCGGCGGACGACTCCGAAACCGTGCGCCGGTTCGCCGAGAAGGTGCTCGTCGAAGCCAACCGGCTGGGCGACATGGTCGCCGAGCTGATCGAGCTCTCCCGGTTGCAGGGCGCCGAGCAGCTGCCGAATGTCACCGAGGTAGAGGTCGATACCGTTGTCTCCGAAGCGATTTCGCGTCACAAGGTGGCCGCCGACAATGCCGATATCGAGGTCCGCACCGACGCGCCCAGCCGCTTGAAGGTGCTCGGCGACGAGACGCTGCTGGTGACCGCCCTGGCCAACCTGGTCTCCAATGCGATCGCGTATTCGCCGCGCGGATCGCTGGTGTCGATCAGCCGTCGGCGCCGCGGCGACAACGTGGAGATCGCCGTCACCGACCGCGGCATCGGGATTGCCCTGGAGGACCAGGAGCGCGTCTTCGAGCGCTTCTTCCGGGGGGACAAGGCGCGCTCGCGCGCCACCGGCGGCAGCGGGCTGGGGCTGGCCATCGTCAAGCACGTCGCCGCCAATCACAACGGCAGCATCGGGGTGTGGAGCAAGCCGGGGACGGGGTCGACGTTCACGCTGTCGATTCCGGCTTATCAGGACAGCGATGAGGAACCCGAGCAACTGCGCGGCCGCGAGGTGCGGCCCAGCAGGTCCGAAAGAGAGGAAGAGCTAAGCCGATGA
- the regX gene encoding two-component sensory transduction protein RegX produces the protein MTSVLIVEDEESLADPLAFLLRKEGFEATVVTDGPAALAEFDRTGADIVLLDLMLPGMSGTDVCKQLRARSGVPVIMVTARDSEIDKVVGLELGADDYVTKPYSARELIARIRAVLRRGGDDDSEISDGVLESGPVRMDVERHVVSVNGDVITLPLKEFDLLEYLMRNSGRVLTRGQLIDRVWGADYVGDTKTLDVHVKRLRSKIEADPANPVHLVTVRGLGYKLEG, from the coding sequence ATGACCAGTGTGTTGATCGTGGAGGACGAGGAGTCGCTCGCCGACCCGCTGGCCTTTCTCCTGCGTAAGGAGGGCTTCGAGGCCACGGTGGTGACCGACGGGCCGGCCGCGCTCGCCGAGTTCGACCGCACCGGTGCCGACATCGTGCTGCTGGACCTGATGCTCCCGGGGATGTCGGGCACCGACGTCTGCAAGCAGCTGCGCGCCCGTTCCGGTGTCCCGGTGATCATGGTGACCGCGCGGGACAGCGAGATCGACAAGGTCGTCGGTCTGGAGCTCGGCGCCGACGACTATGTGACCAAGCCGTATTCGGCGCGGGAGCTCATCGCCCGGATCCGCGCCGTGCTGCGCCGCGGCGGGGACGACGACTCCGAGATCAGTGATGGCGTGCTGGAGTCCGGGCCGGTCCGGATGGACGTCGAGCGCCACGTCGTCTCGGTCAACGGCGACGTGATCACCTTGCCGCTCAAGGAGTTCGATCTGCTCGAGTACCTGATGCGCAACAGCGGCCGGGTGCTCACCCGGGGTCAGCTGATCGATCGGGTGTGGGGCGCGGACTACGTCGGCGACACCAAGACGCTCGACGTCCACGTCAAGCGCCTGCGGTCCAAGATCGAAGCGGACCCGGCCAACCCGGTGCATCTGGTCACGGTGCGGGGGTTGGGCTACAAGCTCGAGGGCTAG
- a CDS encoding ferric uptake regulation protein, translating to MATKTKVKTCLHCGHTFDPNDRWHDLSDPEWLPAAANYCSPECGDRFHCDMTHCCSTHVKDKARSEAAKAAR from the coding sequence ATGGCGACCAAGACCAAGGTCAAGACCTGTCTGCATTGTGGCCACACGTTCGATCCGAACGACCGATGGCATGACCTGTCCGATCCGGAGTGGCTTCCGGCTGCCGCGAACTATTGTTCGCCGGAATGCGGTGACCGGTTCCATTGCGATATGACGCATTGTTGCTCGACCCACGTGAAAGATAAAGCTCGCAGCGAGGCCGCGAAGGCAGCGCGCTGA
- a CDS encoding MmpS family transport accessory protein has translation MTLIKRAWVPLVVIVAVIVGGVAVDRLSSVFPGPGVPKPDPRDATPPYAAKTAVYEILGPPGTTGVVNWMDADAQPQKANFTTLPWSQTIVAEMPGIFAYVVAQGDSPYIGCRITVDGKLVDQQQVDARDAQVSCLDKSA, from the coding sequence TTGACGCTAATCAAGCGGGCATGGGTTCCGCTGGTCGTGATCGTGGCGGTGATCGTCGGCGGCGTTGCAGTGGACCGCCTCAGCAGTGTCTTCCCCGGACCCGGCGTACCCAAGCCCGATCCGCGGGATGCCACGCCCCCGTACGCGGCCAAGACCGCCGTTTACGAAATCCTGGGGCCGCCCGGGACGACCGGCGTCGTCAACTGGATGGATGCGGACGCGCAACCGCAGAAAGCCAACTTCACCACGTTGCCGTGGTCGCAGACGATAGTCGCCGAAATGCCCGGCATCTTCGCCTACGTTGTCGCCCAAGGTGACAGCCCCTATATCGGCTGCCGGATCACCGTCGACGGCAAATTGGTCGATCAACAACAGGTCGACGCGCGCGATGCACAGGTTTCCTGCTTGGACAAGTCCGCGTGA
- a CDS encoding MMPL/RND family transporter, with the protein MTGDTGDTDEIPVAQPADAERKPRVARTIRILALPIVVFWVLIAVGVNVFVPQLEQVAEDVSVPLSPADAPSVTGMKRIGEKFKEYDSDNLVLVTLVGDKPLGEDAHRFYDDLVKKLQQDTDHVEHALNFWGQRFTSSGVESYDHKAAYVQVNLRGDQGGAVGDKSVASVRKIVAESKPPPGVKAYVAGQGALTADTIVVGNESLFKMTIITIVIIAIMLTFVYRSIGTVLLTMLILFVGLATGRGVVALLGDTGIMGLSTFAVNLLTALAIAAGTDYAIFMVGRYQEARERRLDREAAYYDTFAGVTKVVLGSGLTIVGALACLHFTRLPYFSSLAFPCAVGLLVVVAAGVTLTPALIVVASRFGLFDPKRKFNYTRWRRLATAIVRWPAPILATSVILAIVGAIGLMGFNPRYNDLYYLPHSASSVQAYDAADQHFTQARLNPDILMIESDHDLRNPTDMLVLDKIAGAIFRVPGIERVQSITRPLGPPIQDGSVPFQLSVQSAPIRDNLSYLKDRVADIKKIIGDLDTLISLLQRTYTVTQELANAADDSAKTAGNTAAITDEIRDHFADFDDFWRPIRSYFYWERHCYDIPICWSLRSLFDALDGFDQLAEQFHSLTNDLNHTAAATHQLLEIIPQIIGTSTAIRNTTSTIYSTFDNLIIQFDRLTDTNAVMGKSFNDSQVESLFYLPPEIFQNPDFLLGLSLMVSPDGKAARFIITHAVDPATTQGIASVDQERQAAKEALKLTSLQNADIYLGGTAATFYDIANGAKYDLMIAGIASIVLIFIIMVIVTRALVAAAVIVGTIVMSLGAAFGFSTLIWQHLLNFQLHWVATEFALIVLLAVGSDYNLMLVSRIEEEIGAGLKTGLIRGMGVTGPVVTAAGVVFAVTMGAMITSDLRAIGQFGTTIGLGLLFDTFVVRSLITPSIMTVMGRWFWWPKRVRVRPASQMLRSVGPRPLVRALLYQPRHAVPADTQT; encoded by the coding sequence GTGACCGGCGACACCGGCGACACGGACGAAATCCCCGTCGCACAACCCGCCGACGCTGAGCGAAAACCCCGTGTGGCCCGCACCATCCGCATCCTGGCGCTGCCGATCGTCGTGTTCTGGGTGCTGATCGCGGTCGGCGTCAACGTGTTCGTCCCACAGTTGGAGCAGGTTGCCGAGGACGTCTCGGTGCCGCTGTCGCCCGCCGACGCGCCGTCGGTCACCGGGATGAAGAGGATCGGGGAGAAATTCAAGGAATACGACTCCGACAACCTCGTCCTGGTCACCCTGGTCGGTGACAAGCCTCTCGGCGAGGACGCGCACCGGTTTTACGACGACCTGGTCAAGAAGCTGCAGCAGGACACCGACCACGTCGAGCATGCGCTCAATTTCTGGGGGCAGCGATTCACGTCCTCGGGTGTCGAGAGCTATGACCACAAGGCCGCCTACGTCCAGGTCAACCTGCGCGGGGACCAGGGCGGAGCCGTCGGCGACAAGTCGGTTGCCTCGGTTCGCAAGATCGTTGCGGAGTCGAAGCCGCCGCCGGGGGTGAAGGCTTACGTCGCGGGTCAGGGGGCCCTGACCGCCGACACGATCGTGGTCGGCAACGAGAGCCTGTTCAAGATGACGATCATCACCATCGTGATCATCGCGATCATGCTGACGTTCGTCTATCGGTCCATCGGCACCGTGCTGTTGACGATGCTGATCTTGTTCGTCGGGCTGGCCACCGGGCGAGGCGTCGTGGCGCTGCTGGGCGACACCGGCATCATGGGGCTGTCGACCTTCGCCGTCAACTTGCTGACGGCGCTGGCCATCGCGGCTGGTACCGACTACGCGATATTCATGGTGGGCCGCTACCAGGAGGCTCGTGAACGGAGGCTGGACCGCGAAGCCGCCTACTACGACACCTTCGCCGGTGTCACCAAGGTGGTGCTGGGCTCGGGTTTGACGATTGTCGGGGCGCTGGCCTGTCTGCATTTCACGCGGCTGCCCTATTTCAGTTCGCTGGCGTTTCCGTGCGCCGTCGGTCTGTTGGTGGTGGTGGCCGCGGGAGTGACCCTGACGCCGGCGCTGATCGTGGTCGCAAGCCGCTTCGGTTTGTTCGACCCGAAGCGAAAGTTCAACTACACCCGGTGGCGACGCCTGGCGACGGCCATCGTGCGGTGGCCGGCACCCATCCTCGCCACCTCGGTCATCCTGGCGATCGTCGGCGCCATCGGATTGATGGGCTTCAACCCGCGCTACAACGACCTGTACTACCTGCCGCACAGCGCTTCCTCGGTCCAGGCGTACGACGCGGCCGATCAACACTTCACCCAGGCCCGTCTGAACCCGGACATCCTGATGATCGAATCGGACCACGATCTGCGCAATCCCACCGACATGCTGGTCCTGGACAAGATCGCGGGCGCCATCTTCCGGGTGCCCGGCATCGAACGGGTGCAGAGCATCACCAGACCCCTTGGGCCACCTATCCAAGACGGATCCGTCCCGTTCCAGCTCAGCGTCCAAAGCGCGCCGATCCGGGACAACCTGAGCTACCTGAAGGACCGGGTCGCCGACATCAAGAAGATCATCGGTGATCTCGACACGCTCATCTCCCTCTTGCAGCGCACGTACACGGTGACCCAGGAGCTCGCGAACGCCGCGGACGACAGCGCGAAAACCGCGGGGAACACCGCGGCCATCACGGACGAAATCCGGGACCACTTCGCGGATTTCGACGACTTCTGGAGACCCATTCGCAGTTACTTCTATTGGGAGAGGCACTGCTACGACATCCCGATCTGCTGGTCGCTGCGAAGCCTGTTCGACGCCCTGGACGGGTTCGATCAGCTCGCCGAGCAGTTCCACAGTCTCACCAACGACCTCAACCACACGGCCGCGGCCACACACCAGCTGCTGGAGATCATTCCCCAGATCATCGGCACGTCGACGGCGATCCGGAATACGACGTCGACCATCTACAGCACGTTCGACAACCTGATAATTCAGTTCGACCGGCTGACCGACACGAACGCCGTGATGGGCAAGTCCTTCAACGACTCTCAGGTGGAGAGCCTCTTCTACCTGCCGCCGGAAATCTTCCAGAACCCCGACTTCCTGCTGGGGTTGAGCCTGATGGTGTCGCCGGACGGTAAGGCCGCTCGCTTCATCATCACGCACGCGGTGGACCCCGCGACGACGCAGGGAATCGCGTCGGTCGATCAGGAGCGCCAGGCGGCCAAGGAGGCGCTGAAACTCACCTCGCTGCAGAATGCCGACATCTACCTCGGCGGCACGGCCGCGACGTTCTACGACATCGCCAACGGCGCGAAGTACGACCTTATGATCGCCGGGATCGCCTCGATCGTGCTCATCTTCATCATCATGGTGATCGTCACCCGGGCGTTGGTCGCGGCCGCGGTCATCGTCGGCACGATCGTGATGTCGCTGGGGGCCGCCTTCGGGTTCTCGACGCTGATCTGGCAGCATCTGCTTAATTTCCAGCTGCATTGGGTGGCAACGGAATTCGCGCTGATCGTGCTCTTGGCGGTGGGGTCTGACTACAACCTGATGCTGGTGTCCCGGATCGAGGAAGAGATCGGAGCCGGCCTGAAAACGGGACTCATCCGCGGCATGGGTGTCACCGGCCCGGTGGTGACCGCCGCCGGTGTGGTGTTCGCCGTCACCATGGGCGCGATGATCACCAGCGACCTTCGGGCGATCGGTCAATTCGGCACGACGATCGGACTCGGCCTCCTGTTCGACACCTTCGTCGTCCGATCGCTCATCACGCCGTCGATCATGACGGTGATGGGACGGTGGTTCTGGTGGCCGAAGCGGGTACGGGTCCGCCCGGCGAGCCAGATGCTTCGGTCCGTCGGGCCGCGGCCGCTGGTCCGCGCATTGCTGTACCAGCCGCGGCATGCGGTCCCGGCCGACACGCAGACGTAG
- a CDS encoding GMC family oxidoreductase, producing the protein MSRLAASFGGALLPEEHGGPAPDELQDRVDRYLTQLPASSRMALRAGLFGVSAASYLTTGRSLSRLGPGERDRVLRRVAGLNPDVGAALEAMKAIVLLANGAATHAPELLARAQEHEVARPDAALTVIESDDSPSVVTADAVIVGSGAGAAMAARTLARRGLDTVLIEEGRRWTVEEFRTTHPMDRYAGLYRGAGATVALGRPSVVLPIGRAVGGTTVVNSGTCYRPPATVQRRWRDEFGLGLADPDRLAGHLDDVEGTLRVAPVPLQIMGRNGRLLLDAAETLGWQAAPIPRNAPGCEGCCQCAIGCPRNAKFGVHLNALPQACAAGARIIARARAERVLHGNGRARGVRARRPDGTALDVLADTVIVAAGATETPGLLRRSGLGAHPRLGRNLAVHPATMLAGRFDDDVVAWRGVLQSAAVHEFHESHGVLIEATSTPPGMGSMVFPGYGADLLGWLDRAAHVATFGAMVADKGVGSVSSVRGETLLRYNIDRSGVEKLMVAIEAMGRLLFAAGAVEVLTGLPDAPTVTSLPALQDALRRSDPRGLHLAAFHPTGTAAAGADGQRCPVDETGRLRGTDGVWVADASILPSCPEVNPQVSIMALALAVADEVVAARSG; encoded by the coding sequence ATGAGCCGGCTCGCCGCCTCGTTCGGCGGCGCCCTGCTGCCCGAGGAACACGGCGGCCCCGCCCCGGACGAGCTCCAAGACCGCGTCGACCGCTACCTCACGCAGCTGCCGGCAAGCTCGCGAATGGCCTTGCGGGCCGGTCTTTTCGGCGTGTCCGCGGCCAGCTATCTCACCACCGGGCGGTCCTTGTCGCGGCTCGGCCCCGGCGAGCGCGACCGGGTGCTGCGCCGGGTCGCCGGCCTGAACCCCGACGTCGGCGCGGCCCTGGAAGCGATGAAGGCGATCGTGCTGCTCGCCAACGGCGCCGCCACCCACGCGCCGGAACTGCTGGCCCGCGCCCAGGAGCACGAGGTGGCGCGCCCCGACGCGGCCCTGACCGTCATCGAATCCGACGACAGCCCGTCGGTCGTCACTGCCGACGCGGTGATCGTCGGGTCGGGCGCCGGCGCCGCGATGGCGGCCCGCACCCTGGCGCGGCGCGGCCTCGACACCGTCCTGATCGAGGAGGGGCGGCGCTGGACGGTCGAGGAGTTCCGCACCACCCACCCGATGGATCGCTACGCCGGCTTGTACCGCGGGGCGGGGGCCACCGTCGCGCTCGGACGCCCGTCGGTGGTGCTGCCGATCGGCCGCGCCGTCGGGGGCACCACCGTGGTGAACTCCGGCACCTGTTACCGGCCTCCGGCGACCGTGCAGCGGCGCTGGCGCGACGAGTTCGGGCTCGGCCTGGCCGACCCGGACCGGCTGGCCGGCCACCTGGACGACGTCGAGGGGACCCTGCGGGTCGCGCCGGTGCCGCTGCAGATCATGGGGCGCAACGGGCGGCTGCTGCTCGACGCCGCCGAAACGCTCGGATGGCAGGCGGCACCCATCCCGCGCAACGCGCCGGGCTGTGAGGGCTGCTGCCAGTGCGCCATCGGCTGCCCGCGCAACGCCAAGTTCGGCGTGCACCTCAACGCCCTCCCCCAGGCCTGCGCGGCGGGCGCCCGGATCATCGCGCGGGCCCGCGCCGAACGGGTGCTGCACGGGAACGGGCGCGCCCGCGGCGTGCGCGCCCGGCGACCCGACGGCACGGCGCTCGACGTCCTGGCCGACACGGTGATCGTGGCCGCCGGCGCCACCGAGACGCCCGGGCTGTTGCGGCGCAGCGGACTTGGTGCGCACCCGCGGCTGGGTCGTAACCTCGCCGTGCATCCGGCGACGATGCTTGCCGGCCGCTTCGACGACGACGTCGTCGCCTGGCGCGGCGTCCTGCAGAGCGCCGCCGTGCACGAGTTCCACGAGTCGCACGGCGTGCTCATCGAAGCGACCTCGACGCCGCCGGGCATGGGGTCGATGGTCTTTCCCGGCTACGGCGCCGACCTGCTCGGCTGGTTGGACCGGGCGGCGCACGTCGCGACGTTCGGCGCCATGGTGGCCGACAAGGGCGTCGGCTCGGTGTCCTCAGTGCGGGGCGAGACGCTGCTGCGCTACAACATCGACCGGTCCGGCGTCGAGAAGCTGATGGTGGCGATCGAAGCCATGGGACGGTTGCTGTTCGCCGCCGGCGCGGTGGAGGTCCTCACCGGTCTGCCGGATGCGCCGACGGTGACGTCGCTGCCCGCGCTCCAGGATGCGCTGCGGCGCAGCGACCCCCGAGGCCTGCACCTGGCCGCCTTTCACCCCACGGGCACCGCGGCCGCGGGTGCCGACGGGCAGCGGTGCCCCGTCGACGAAACCGGCCGGCTGCGCGGCACGGACGGCGTGTGGGTGGCCGACGCGTCGATCCTGCCCAGCTGCCCCGAGGTGAACCCGCAGGTGTCGATCATGGCCTTGGCGCTGGCCGTCGCCGACGAGGTGGTCGCCGCCCGCTCCGGTTGA
- a CDS encoding FadR/GntR family transcriptional regulator, with protein sequence MNQSTPLQPPDRQRVDEQIAASIADAILDGVFPPGSALPPERELAERLEVNRTSLRQGLARLQQMGLIEARHGSGNVVRDPQGLTHPAVVEALVRKLGPEFLVELLEIRAALGPLIGRLAAQRGGPEDADALRAALAAVQDADGAAARQAADLDYFRVLIHCSRNRALGLLYRWVEQAFGGREHELTAAYDDAGPVVADLAAITEAVLAGDAAAAGAAVEAYLLASAQRMVLAYTNIQPG encoded by the coding sequence ATGAACCAGTCAACTCCCCTTCAACCGCCCGACCGGCAGCGCGTCGACGAACAGATCGCCGCGTCGATCGCCGACGCCATCCTCGACGGCGTCTTCCCGCCCGGCTCGGCCCTGCCGCCGGAGCGGGAGCTGGCCGAAAGGCTGGAGGTCAACCGCACGTCGCTGCGGCAGGGGCTGGCCCGGCTGCAGCAGATGGGCCTGATCGAGGCCCGGCATGGCAGCGGGAACGTGGTGCGCGACCCGCAGGGGCTGACCCACCCCGCGGTGGTCGAGGCGCTGGTCCGCAAACTGGGCCCCGAGTTCCTCGTCGAGCTGCTGGAGATCCGCGCCGCGCTGGGCCCGCTGATCGGCCGGCTCGCCGCGCAGCGCGGCGGTCCCGAAGACGCCGATGCGTTGCGCGCCGCGTTGGCCGCGGTGCAGGACGCCGACGGCGCCGCGGCGCGCCAGGCCGCCGACCTCGACTACTTCCGGGTGCTCATCCACTGCAGCCGGAACCGCGCGTTGGGATTGCTGTATCGCTGGGTCGAGCAGGCCTTCGGCGGCCGCGAGCACGAGCTCACCGCTGCCTACGACGACGCGGGCCCGGTGGTGGCCGACCTGGCGGCGATCACCGAGGCGGTGCTGGCGGGCGACGCGGCGGCGGCCGGCGCGGCCGTCGAGGCGTACCTGCTCGCCAGCGCGCAACGAATGGTGTTGGCGTACACCAACATTCAGCCGGGCTGA
- a CDS encoding Ppx/GppA family phosphatase — protein MRLGVLDVGSNTVHLLVVDAHRGGHPTPMSSTKATLRLAESIDSSGKITKRGAEKLISTIDEFAKIADSSGCAELMAFATSALRDAVNSDDVLGRVRKETGVELKALSGVDESRLTFLAVRRWYGWSAGRIINLDIGGGSLEMSSGVDEDPEVALSLPLGAGRLTREWLPDDPPGRRRVAMLRDWLDAELAEASEQVLDAGQPDLAVATSKTFRSLARLTGAAPSAAGPRVKRTLTANGLRQLISFISRMTTADRAELEGVSAERAPQIVAGALVAEASMRALSIEMVDICPWALREGLILRKLDSEADGTALMETSVRDAGGQAVDRDGNRSKGDK, from the coding sequence GTGCGATTGGGCGTGCTCGACGTGGGCAGCAACACGGTTCATCTCCTGGTGGTTGATGCGCACCGTGGCGGGCATCCCACGCCTATGAGTTCGACGAAGGCCACGCTGCGGCTGGCCGAGTCGATCGACAGCTCGGGAAAGATCACCAAGCGCGGCGCCGAGAAGCTGATTTCCACGATCGACGAGTTCGCCAAGATCGCGGACAGCTCCGGTTGCGCCGAGCTCATGGCCTTCGCGACCTCCGCGCTGCGCGACGCCGTGAACTCCGACGACGTGCTGGGCCGCGTCCGAAAGGAGACCGGTGTCGAGCTTAAGGCGCTGAGCGGGGTCGACGAGTCGCGGCTGACCTTCCTGGCGGTGCGCCGCTGGTACGGCTGGAGCGCGGGCCGCATCATCAATCTCGACATCGGTGGTGGCTCCCTGGAGATGTCCAGCGGCGTCGACGAGGACCCCGAGGTGGCGCTGTCGCTGCCGCTGGGCGCCGGGCGGCTGACCCGCGAATGGCTGCCCGACGACCCGCCGGGCCGGCGCCGGGTGGCGATGCTGCGGGACTGGCTGGATGCCGAGCTGGCCGAGGCCAGCGAGCAGGTGCTCGACGCCGGGCAGCCCGACCTGGCGGTCGCGACGTCGAAGACCTTCCGCTCGCTGGCGCGGCTCACCGGGGCGGCGCCGTCCGCGGCCGGGCCAAGGGTGAAGCGGACGCTGACGGCAAACGGCCTCAGGCAACTCATATCTTTCATCTCTAGGATGACCACCGCTGACCGCGCGGAACTGGAGGGAGTGAGCGCCGAGCGGGCCCCCCAGATCGTGGCGGGCGCCCTGGTGGCCGAGGCGAGCATGCGAGCCCTGTCGATCGAGATGGTGGACATCTGCCCGTGGGCATTACGGGAAGGTCTCATCTTGCGCAAACTCGACAGCGAAGCCGACGGAACCGCCCTCATGGAAACCTCTGTGCGGGATGCTGGAGGACAGGCAGTGGATCGGGATGGGAACCGATCGAAAGGCGACAAATGA
- a CDS encoding sugar phosphate isomerase/epimerase family protein has protein sequence MRPAIKVGLSTASVYPLRAEAAFEYAARLGYDGVELMVWSESVSQDIDAVQKLSRRYRVPVLSVHAPCLLISQRVWGANPIPKLERSVRAAEQLGAQTVVVHPPFRWQRRYAEGFSEQVRDLEASSEVLVAVENMFPFRADRFFPGQSRERMRRRGGGPGPAISAFAPSYDPLDGNHAHYTLDLSHTATAGSDSLDMARRMGDGLVHLHLCDGSGLPADEHLIPGRGTQPTAEVCQLLAAGQFAGHVILEVSTSSARSASERESMLTESLQFARTHLLR, from the coding sequence TTGCGCCCCGCGATCAAAGTCGGACTGTCGACGGCCTCGGTGTATCCCCTGCGGGCCGAGGCCGCGTTCGAGTACGCGGCCCGGCTCGGCTACGACGGGGTCGAGCTGATGGTGTGGAGCGAGTCGGTCAGCCAGGACATCGACGCCGTGCAGAAGCTGTCCCGGCGCTACCGGGTGCCGGTGCTGTCCGTGCACGCGCCCTGCCTGCTGATCTCGCAGCGGGTGTGGGGCGCCAACCCGATTCCGAAGCTGGAGCGCAGCGTGCGGGCCGCCGAACAGTTGGGCGCGCAGACCGTCGTCGTGCATCCTCCGTTTCGCTGGCAGCGCCGCTACGCGGAGGGGTTCAGCGAACAGGTCCGAGACCTCGAAGCATCGAGCGAGGTGCTGGTGGCGGTGGAGAACATGTTCCCGTTCCGCGCGGACCGGTTCTTTCCCGGTCAGTCGCGCGAACGGATGCGCCGGCGCGGCGGCGGCCCCGGGCCGGCCATCTCCGCGTTCGCGCCGTCCTACGACCCGCTGGACGGCAACCACGCGCACTACACGCTGGACCTGTCACACACCGCGACGGCCGGCAGCGACTCGCTGGACATGGCCCGCCGGATGGGCGACGGGCTGGTCCACCTGCACCTGTGTGATGGGAGCGGCCTGCCCGCCGACGAGCACCTGATCCCGGGGCGCGGCACCCAGCCGACCGCCGAGGTGTGCCAGCTGCTGGCGGCCGGCCAGTTCGCCGGGCACGTCATCCTCGAGGTGTCCACCTCCAGCGCGCGGTCGGCCAGTGAGCGTGAAAGCATGCTCACCGAATCGTTGCAGTTCGCCCGCACGCACCTGCTGCGGTGA